A genomic region of Coriobacteriaceae bacterium contains the following coding sequences:
- a CDS encoding CotH kinase family protein: MRLKLFSAAFAAAFVLITAPAYADVIGTDQDALAPDNETAFAAYGEPAIETARDEVADDAATANPNDKDDGKVTAKSSDPAKDAPETVEGNQAETSTTETVTETVAIDKHDMHRLYNPNSGEHFYTASEVERDHLIGVGWSYEGIGWMAPATSDEPVFRLYNPNAGDHHYTLSAHERDFLVGVGWNDEGIGWYSALGSEGIPVHRQYNPNAIAGAHNFTTSDHENASLINAGWNGEGVAWYALASDTKTVETTKPNVIEKAPYITATFTAANGTVPETIVSYAKGKETYLFLPSYAPLDNLYLSAYMSKAKQVNLYLGNEDFSIINPEHGINLLSLGPGKNPDGSLSFKFKTSNTATPFALTVMRSENVPAIYINSNDISSQGRDFIEASPDHSAKASVAVHMVDSDGSVIYDKDAFGDKKTLSSIKGRGNSTWGNGVKKPYQISLSSKADLIGTDAPAKKWILLANSADATLLHSSIAFNLAAELGLATVDVRPIDLYYDGEYRGSYLLAEKIEIKPGRVDIFDLEEAIENANPGTDLDVLPTKTATNKYGNEFQYVVGVKDPSNIEGGYLLELDNGYYAAEKCWFTAIWPGDGAVAHFVLKSPEYASKNAVAYISEAIQEALDNLYADKLADGSALSDGSFAFDLDSFAKMYLLEEFLKNNDTYTSSTYFYLDKDSKVVQSGPVWDFDAGMGTRIDAHDSIQSSYWGYYLTLHNTIMSNQVKKRIQEIYEDTFRDLVQKVVLGDENAVGPAGKLHSISSYAKTIAASQRMNEIPFGVTSFTFQAEPFETWELNVEFFQKWLGWRLDWFDENVRLLGSATLGQQARTTRWYNGFDYGYVFDYQYYLEQNPELRKLGITTSGRALEHFATIGIHDEKYSGKTARNFDVRAYMNNNPELKEKFGDDLAAYYKHYCTEGFKKGLVCW; this comes from the coding sequence ATGCGCTTGAAGCTGTTTTCGGCGGCCTTTGCCGCCGCTTTTGTTCTCATTACAGCCCCTGCTTACGCCGATGTCATTGGTACCGACCAGGACGCGCTCGCACCGGACAATGAGACTGCGTTTGCGGCATATGGCGAACCCGCAATTGAAACAGCCCGCGATGAGGTGGCGGACGATGCGGCCACCGCAAACCCGAACGACAAAGACGACGGCAAGGTTACGGCAAAATCCAGCGATCCCGCAAAGGATGCACCCGAAACCGTCGAGGGCAACCAGGCGGAAACGAGCACGACCGAGACGGTGACCGAAACCGTCGCCATCGACAAGCATGACATGCATCGTCTGTACAACCCCAACTCAGGCGAGCACTTCTACACCGCCAGCGAGGTCGAGCGCGACCATTTGATAGGTGTCGGTTGGAGCTACGAGGGTATCGGCTGGATGGCACCCGCCACCAGCGATGAACCCGTCTTTCGCCTCTACAACCCCAACGCGGGCGATCACCACTACACGCTTTCCGCCCACGAGCGTGATTTCCTTGTAGGCGTCGGCTGGAATGACGAGGGCATCGGCTGGTACTCCGCCCTGGGTTCCGAGGGTATTCCCGTTCACAGGCAATACAACCCCAACGCCATCGCAGGTGCCCACAACTTTACGACGAGCGACCACGAAAACGCATCGCTCATCAACGCGGGCTGGAACGGCGAGGGCGTCGCCTGGTACGCGCTTGCGTCTGACACCAAGACCGTCGAGACGACAAAGCCCAACGTAATCGAAAAGGCTCCGTACATCACCGCCACCTTCACAGCTGCCAATGGGACCGTCCCCGAGACGATCGTCTCGTACGCCAAGGGCAAGGAGACCTACCTCTTCCTCCCCTCCTATGCACCTCTCGACAACCTCTACCTGAGCGCCTATATGAGCAAGGCCAAGCAGGTCAACCTGTACCTTGGCAACGAGGACTTCTCCATAATCAACCCCGAGCACGGAATCAACTTGCTGAGTCTGGGACCAGGCAAGAACCCTGACGGCTCGCTTTCGTTCAAGTTCAAGACCAGCAATACCGCAACGCCCTTCGCGCTTACGGTCATGCGCTCCGAAAACGTTCCCGCAATCTACATCAACAGCAACGACATCTCCTCGCAGGGCCGCGACTTCATCGAAGCGAGCCCGGACCACAGTGCCAAGGCCAGCGTTGCCGTGCACATGGTCGATTCAGATGGCAGCGTCATCTACGACAAGGACGCCTTCGGCGACAAGAAGACGCTTTCTTCCATCAAGGGACGCGGCAACTCAACCTGGGGCAATGGCGTCAAGAAGCCATACCAGATCTCGCTTAGCTCCAAGGCGGACCTCATCGGCACGGACGCCCCTGCCAAGAAATGGATCCTCCTGGCCAATAGCGCTGACGCGACCCTGCTGCACAGCAGCATCGCCTTTAACCTCGCCGCCGAACTTGGCTTGGCGACGGTCGACGTACGTCCCATCGACCTCTACTACGATGGCGAATACCGCGGCAGCTACCTCCTTGCCGAGAAGATCGAAATCAAGCCCGGACGCGTGGACATCTTCGACCTGGAAGAGGCCATAGAGAATGCCAACCCCGGCACCGACCTTGACGTGCTGCCCACCAAGACGGCAACGAACAAGTACGGCAACGAGTTCCAGTACGTCGTGGGCGTCAAGGATCCCTCCAACATCGAGGGAGGCTATCTGCTCGAGCTTGACAATGGATACTACGCTGCGGAGAAATGCTGGTTCACGGCCATCTGGCCCGGAGATGGAGCCGTCGCCCACTTCGTGCTCAAAAGCCCGGAATATGCGTCGAAAAACGCCGTTGCCTACATCAGCGAGGCAATCCAGGAGGCGCTCGACAACCTCTATGCCGACAAGCTTGCCGATGGCTCCGCACTCTCCGACGGCAGCTTTGCCTTCGATCTTGATTCCTTCGCAAAGATGTACCTGCTCGAGGAATTTCTCAAGAACAACGACACCTACACGAGCTCGACCTATTTCTACCTGGACAAGGACAGCAAGGTCGTTCAATCCGGCCCGGTATGGGACTTCGACGCAGGTATGGGCACGCGCATCGACGCACACGACTCCATCCAGAGCAGCTACTGGGGTTACTACCTCACCTTGCATAACACCATCATGAGCAACCAGGTCAAGAAGCGCATTCAGGAGATATACGAAGACACGTTCCGCGATCTTGTGCAGAAGGTCGTGCTTGGCGACGAGAATGCAGTGGGCCCGGCAGGCAAGCTCCATTCCATAAGCAGCTACGCCAAGACCATTGCCGCCTCGCAGCGCATGAACGAGATTCCCTTCGGCGTCACCTCGTTCACCTTCCAGGCCGAGCCCTTCGAGACCTGGGAGCTCAACGTCGAGTTCTTCCAAAAATGGCTCGGATGGCGTTTGGATTGGTTTGACGAGAACGTCAGGCTGCTCGGCAGCGCGACTCTTGGTCAGCAGGCGCGCACGACCCGTTGGTACAACGGGTTCGATTATGGCTACGTGTTCGACTACCAATACTATCTCGAGCAAAACCCCGAGCTCAGAAAGCTCGGAATCACCACCTCGGGCAGGGCATTGGAGCACTTTGCCACGATTGGCATTCACGACGAGAAGTACAGCGGGAAAACGGCGCGCAACTTTGACGTGCGGGCCTACATGAACAACAACCCAGAGCTCAAAGAGAAGTTTGGCGATGACCTTGCCGCCTATTACAAGCATTACTGCACGGAAGGGTTCAAAAAAGGCCTTGTCTGTTGGTAA